One Bacillota bacterium genomic window, TACAAAGGCATCGACAAAGAATAAAACGAAGTTTACCGGGAAAATAAGGGGGACCCGTGATGGGAAAGAGAGTTTCATTGATTTTAAGTCTGTTGATCTGTCTTGGCTTGCTTGTGCCTGGCTGTGGGTTGTTCTTCCAGGCGGAGATAGCCGTTCATTTTATTAACGTCGGTGATGGTGATTCCATCGTCGTAAACAACTGGATGACCAACAAGGCTGTGCTCATCGATGGAGGTAAAATAAGGACTATCAGTTCTGTACCCTTTTATCTTAAGGAATTAGCAGTCATTCCTCGGGAGTATGACAGCGAGGGCAATGGGTATTGGGTTTTGGAGGCCATGATTAGCACTAATCCGGAGCCCGAATACGTGGAAGGGTTGATCGAGGTCTTGAACGACCCGCAGATAAAGGTGCGTAGCTTCTACTATTCCGGCCATGCCGCCTATGCGGAGAACGAAGACCTGCAGACGGCCCTCGCCAATGCCGGCCTTGAACCCCGAGTGTTGACTAGAGGCGACCCTTTGAATATCGGTGGCCTGAAGTTTGAGGTGCTGCACCCGGGTCAAGACCCCGATAGTTACGCAGAAGTCTATGATGCGTCTTTGGTGTTGAGGCTGGACTACGGAGACAATTCCATACTGTTTGCCAGCGCCATTGGCACGGAGGCGGAAGAGGAGATGTTGGCGGCGGACGTGACTTTAGCCGCAGACTTCCTAAAAATGAGCATGAACTGGGAACCGGTGGATTCTAGCGAGTTCATTAAAGCTGTCAATCCGCTGGGGCTCATCTTCTCCCAGGAGGAGGAACCTGAGGAGTTGAGTAACAAGGCGCGAAAGAGTGCGCAAAAAGGGGCGAAGAGTTATTGGACCAATCCCGATCCGGAGTTTGGCCACTCTATTACCATCTGGCTCAACAAGGTGGCCTTTCGGGTCGATGCCCCGCAGGAGCCCTTCGAATTTGATTTCTAAAGAAAAAGACTCCCCAGCTTGCTGGGGAGTTTTTATTAAGTGCACTCCCTATGAGGTTCTGTCTATAGGGTGAAGATCCCGTAGGACGAAAGTGGCCCTAGTTTAATTGCACAAGGGTGCTCGGTTTTTCCGGAATGTCGGTAACCTGATTCGACAGTCCTGGCTTAGCCGTCAACGGGCAGAGGACAAAATGCAGGGGACAACCTCTTGGAGTTAAACGGGGAAGGATGGATGGACCCGCTTGGCCAGCGTAATTCTTCCCGCAGTGGATGGCTGACCAAATTGTCCAGAGAGCCGAAGAGGTACAATCCAGGGTTATCCGCACAGTGTCCCATAGCCGAAGGTTACCAGTAGACTGTCAAGCCTGGTGACGCCGTAACGAAGAGAACATATGGTCGCGGGGCTAGGATGAGATATACAAACATTATGAGAGAGGGGGTGAACCGCCCCCTCCTCCTTGCTTAACGGAGCAATTCCCACTGCTGGGCCACTAGCATCCCACTTTTTCCCCCGGTGCCGGAACTGGTACTATAGTCCAGTAGAATATCGTTGGCGATAAATGTT contains:
- a CDS encoding MBL fold metallo-hydrolase, which produces MGKRVSLILSLLICLGLLVPGCGLFFQAEIAVHFINVGDGDSIVVNNWMTNKAVLIDGGKIRTISSVPFYLKELAVIPREYDSEGNGYWVLEAMISTNPEPEYVEGLIEVLNDPQIKVRSFYYSGHAAYAENEDLQTALANAGLEPRVLTRGDPLNIGGLKFEVLHPGQDPDSYAEVYDASLVLRLDYGDNSILFASAIGTEAEEEMLAADVTLAADFLKMSMNWEPVDSSEFIKAVNPLGLIFSQEEEPEELSNKARKSAQKGAKSYWTNPDPEFGHSITIWLNKVAFRVDAPQEPFEFDF